The following are from one region of the Paenibacillus sp. JZ16 genome:
- the gmd gene encoding GDP-mannose 4,6-dehydratase, translating into MTKNALVTGITGQDGSYLAELLLEKGYKVYGLRRRTSTPIMENIEHIKHEIEFIDGDLLDQGSLMNAVRISNPDEVYNLAAQSFVGTSWIQPVLTGQSTAIGVTNMLEAVRYVKPEARYYQASSSEMFGKVVETPQKETTPFYPRSPYGVAKVYGHWITVNYRESYDMYACSGILFNHESPRRGVEFVTRKVTDAVARIKLGLQTELRLGNLDAKRDWGFAGDYVKAMWLMLQQDKAEDFVISTGETHTVEELVSIAFSHVDLNWRDYVVIDEKFVRPAEVDLLLGDCSKAKEKLGWKLEIGFEQMVKMMVDNDLQKISSNNNVLVHQ; encoded by the coding sequence GTGACTAAGAATGCACTCGTTACTGGAATAACTGGACAGGACGGCTCCTATTTGGCGGAGTTATTGCTGGAGAAGGGATATAAGGTCTATGGACTGCGTAGAAGAACCAGTACACCCATCATGGAGAATATCGAACATATTAAGCATGAGATTGAATTTATCGATGGTGATTTACTGGATCAGGGTTCACTAATGAATGCGGTGCGCATTTCGAATCCGGATGAGGTTTACAATTTGGCGGCCCAATCCTTCGTAGGCACTTCCTGGATTCAGCCTGTACTGACAGGACAATCCACAGCGATTGGTGTCACGAATATGCTCGAGGCTGTACGCTACGTGAAGCCAGAAGCAAGATATTATCAGGCATCAAGCAGTGAGATGTTTGGTAAAGTGGTGGAAACACCTCAGAAGGAGACAACACCATTTTATCCGCGCAGCCCTTATGGTGTAGCGAAGGTGTACGGGCACTGGATAACAGTTAATTATCGTGAAAGCTATGATATGTATGCTTGTTCCGGTATCTTGTTCAATCATGAGTCTCCTCGCAGAGGCGTGGAATTCGTTACTAGAAAAGTAACAGACGCGGTTGCAAGAATTAAATTGGGACTCCAAACCGAATTACGACTGGGTAACCTGGATGCCAAACGTGATTGGGGATTTGCAGGAGACTATGTAAAGGCCATGTGGCTTATGCTGCAGCAAGACAAGGCAGAGGATTTTGTTATTTCAACAGGAGAAACTCATACCGTAGAGGAGCTTGTCTCCATTGCCTTTAGCCATGTGGATCTCAACTGGAGAGATTATGTTGTAATTGATGAGAAGTTTGTTCGTCCGGCTGAGGTGGATTTATTGCTAGGGGATTGTTCAAAAGCGAAAGAGAAGCTGGGATGGAAGTTGGAGATTGGATTTGAGCAAATGGTTAAGATGATGGTCGATAACGATTTGCAGAAGATCTCCAGCAACAATAATGTATTGGTACATCAATGA
- a CDS encoding glycosyltransferase, translating to MRDLKIAIVHDYLNQMGGAERVVAVLHKMFPEAPIYTTIVDRNKLLPELQDAVIHTTWMQRIPGILNKFKLYFWLYPFSIRSINVKNYDLILSSSSAYAKGVRKGKQSLHVCYCYTPMRFVWDFETYMESIQVPRFVKRIAKWLIYPLKRWDKNNSKRVDRLIAISTIVKERIKHCYGVNAPIIFPPVEVSRFSVTEGEPEDYFLVVSRLVSYKKIDLAIEACSQSGKRLIVIGDGPDRQRLEQLAGDTVTFLGRRSDEDVVRYMQNCKALIFPGIEDFGLTPLEVNACGRPIIAYYGGGALDTIIAEQTGLYFEEQSISSLVNTINRFDQYDWDPQYIRQHAEQFSEHIFIERMQSLIESSLKSREINSTIPEPEGSY from the coding sequence ATGCGGGATTTGAAAATAGCCATTGTGCATGATTACCTCAATCAAATGGGGGGAGCCGAACGTGTGGTGGCTGTATTGCACAAGATGTTTCCCGAGGCACCAATCTACACAACCATAGTCGATCGCAATAAACTACTCCCTGAATTACAGGATGCGGTTATCCATACGACTTGGATGCAGCGAATACCGGGGATACTAAATAAATTTAAGCTTTATTTCTGGCTGTACCCATTCTCAATCAGGTCTATAAACGTGAAGAACTACGATCTTATTCTTAGCTCCAGCAGTGCTTATGCGAAAGGGGTTCGGAAGGGCAAGCAGAGCCTGCATGTCTGTTATTGCTATACGCCCATGCGCTTTGTCTGGGATTTTGAGACGTACATGGAAAGTATTCAAGTCCCCCGTTTCGTGAAGAGGATTGCGAAATGGCTAATCTATCCTCTAAAGAGATGGGATAAGAATAACTCTAAACGCGTGGATCGTTTGATCGCTATTTCCACGATCGTGAAGGAGCGAATTAAACATTGTTACGGAGTAAATGCTCCAATCATATTTCCTCCCGTAGAAGTTAGCCGGTTTAGCGTCACGGAAGGGGAGCCGGAGGATTATTTTCTTGTTGTCTCGCGATTGGTTTCCTACAAAAAAATAGATTTGGCAATTGAGGCATGCTCACAGTCCGGTAAGCGTCTGATCGTAATTGGAGATGGACCCGATCGGCAAAGGCTGGAGCAGCTTGCAGGGGATACTGTCACTTTTCTTGGAAGAAGAAGTGACGAAGATGTTGTCCGTTACATGCAGAATTGCAAGGCGCTGATATTTCCCGGTATCGAGGATTTTGGCCTAACTCCTCTTGAAGTCAATGCATGCGGCAGACCGATTATCGCGTACTACGGGGGCGGAGCGCTGGACACCATTATAGCTGAACAGACAGGGTTATATTTTGAGGAGCAGTCGATAAGCTCTTTAGTGAATACGATTAACCGGTTCGATCAATATGATTGGGACCCACAGTATATAAGGCAGCATGCAGAACAATTCAGCGAACACATATTTATCGAACGGATGCAGTCCCTCATTGAATCTTCGCTGAAATCAAGAGAGATCAATTCGACTATTCCAGAACCGGAGGGGAGTTATTAG
- a CDS encoding nucleotidyltransferase domain-containing protein gives MIIEDAIKLDLSDISKELSFLLYLLRNNTHEEILIKQYASDLDWELFMKLALHHRVYPLVYLRLKGVDTSLIPCEVMTSLQQHYHNNVMKMLHLSREMSQLCEALKDNGVRTLLLKGPILATQLYGDLAHRTSKDLDILVDADDVERVERVLGQLGYELQDERILENWKKTSHHFSYEHKKHSTQIEVHWRLNPHYNKSFSFDLLWERRNDVMLSHQIYHYLGNEDLLSYLADHGARHGWFRLRWLMDIERLLPIINSNDMRAHFERYGGQQYVGQAFVLLSRLFSVDIPHDLTVLTMNSKAHRLAQSALYYIKRIVKLNPVPEKSVAWRYNRYLFSLMTRKQKVLYILNKFLPNSRDASVLPLPKSLHFLYYPLRPFLWFWRRMKQPSI, from the coding sequence TTGATTATTGAAGATGCCATTAAGCTGGACTTGAGTGATATCTCCAAAGAACTATCTTTTTTACTTTATCTTCTCCGCAATAACACTCACGAAGAAATTCTCATAAAGCAATATGCATCGGATCTCGATTGGGAACTATTCATGAAACTCGCGCTGCACCACCGGGTTTATCCCCTTGTATATCTGCGGCTTAAAGGGGTGGATACATCATTGATTCCGTGTGAGGTTATGACATCCCTCCAGCAGCATTATCATAACAACGTGATGAAAATGCTGCATTTAAGCAGGGAAATGAGCCAGCTTTGTGAGGCGCTCAAGGATAATGGGGTGCGTACACTTTTGCTAAAAGGCCCAATATTAGCCACGCAGCTCTACGGGGATCTGGCACACAGGACTTCGAAGGATTTGGATATCTTGGTGGATGCGGATGACGTGGAGAGGGTTGAACGGGTGTTGGGGCAGCTTGGGTACGAGTTGCAGGATGAACGTATATTGGAAAATTGGAAGAAAACAAGCCATCACTTCTCCTACGAGCATAAGAAACATTCGACGCAGATCGAAGTTCACTGGCGTCTAAATCCTCATTATAATAAGTCGTTTTCCTTTGATTTATTGTGGGAGCGCAGGAATGATGTAATGCTGTCGCATCAGATTTATCATTATCTGGGCAATGAGGATTTGCTAAGCTATCTGGCCGACCATGGCGCCAGGCATGGTTGGTTCCGCCTGCGTTGGCTGATGGATATTGAAAGGCTGCTCCCGATCATAAACAGCAACGATATGAGAGCTCACTTTGAGCGATATGGGGGACAGCAATATGTAGGGCAGGCTTTCGTTCTCTTGTCACGACTGTTCTCGGTCGACATTCCGCACGATTTGACTGTATTGACGATGAACTCCAAAGCCCATCGCCTTGCACAAAGCGCTCTCTACTATATTAAAAGGATCGTCAAATTGAACCCGGTGCCGGAGAAAAGCGTAGCATGGCGTTATAACCGTTACCTTTTCTCGTTAATGACGAGAAAACAGAAAGTTTTGTATATATTGAATAAGTTTCTGCCTAATTCGCGGGACGCTTCGGTGCTGCCATTACCAAAGTCACTGCATTTTCTGTATTATCCGCTGCGGCCATTTCTCTGGTTCTGGCGGCGTATGAAACAACCGTCGATTTAA
- a CDS encoding lasso peptide biosynthesis PqqD family chaperone, producing MSTELITTDALVVQSEGFLVSDMDGEKVMLSIENGKYYNLGRIGGRIWELISSPVTISNMVDQLVMEYEIEPELCEQQVRLFLKQLATEGLVQVDK from the coding sequence ATGAGTACGGAATTAATCACGACAGACGCGCTTGTTGTGCAATCCGAAGGTTTCCTGGTCAGTGATATGGATGGCGAGAAGGTGATGCTGAGCATCGAAAACGGCAAGTATTATAATCTGGGGCGGATTGGCGGGCGGATATGGGAACTTATTTCGTCTCCCGTTACGATCTCCAATATGGTGGATCAATTGGTGATGGAGTATGAAATCGAGCCGGAGCTCTGCGAGCAGCAGGTCCGATTGTTTCTCAAGCAGTTAGCCACGGAAGGCCTTGTTCAGGTGGATAAATAG
- a CDS encoding sugar phosphate nucleotidyltransferase, giving the protein MHIVLLSGGSGNRLWPLSNETRSKQFLKILNNAAGQRESMVQRVWNQLGKMNLTQTAVVATGRSQVELLQNQLGHEVEIVVEPERRDTFPAIALTAGYLYSVKGVSLNDVVIVLPVDPFVEDHFFEKVKELEALMLETEADLGLMGVSPDHPSSKFGYIIPQSVSKLSNGMEFYKVSHFVEKPEEQHALQLLEQSALWNCGVFAFRLGYLINHLIEQSLPIQYDELLLQYHRIHKTSFDYAVVEKANNIVVMPYSGLWKDLGTWNVLTEEIKDPLVGRGTLSGDSSNTHVINELDIPITVIGARNLIVAASPDGILVSEKNASIRLKEVVKFGDQRPMHEERRWGRYRVLDYTKYPNGCEVLTKRICIHEGQNLSYQYHMLRREVWTVISGEGEMILNDDVRHIKAGDVIVIPIEAKHSIKALTELEIIEVQSGSELIEDDIVRLATRWEEIIHIVSV; this is encoded by the coding sequence ATGCATATTGTTCTACTGTCAGGAGGCAGCGGAAACCGATTATGGCCGTTGTCTAATGAGACACGCTCCAAGCAGTTTCTTAAAATACTGAATAACGCAGCTGGCCAACGTGAATCGATGGTACAGAGGGTATGGAATCAGCTTGGCAAGATGAACTTAACTCAGACCGCCGTTGTAGCAACCGGAAGATCGCAAGTTGAACTGCTTCAAAATCAGCTTGGACACGAGGTGGAAATCGTTGTTGAACCTGAACGAAGAGATACTTTCCCGGCAATTGCCTTAACTGCCGGTTATTTGTACTCCGTGAAGGGTGTCAGTCTGAATGACGTTGTCATTGTGCTTCCGGTTGATCCTTTTGTAGAGGATCACTTCTTTGAGAAAGTAAAGGAACTGGAAGCATTAATGCTTGAAACGGAAGCCGATCTTGGATTAATGGGGGTTTCGCCAGATCATCCCTCCTCGAAATTTGGTTATATCATACCGCAGTCTGTATCGAAGTTAAGCAATGGGATGGAATTCTACAAGGTTAGCCATTTCGTTGAGAAGCCTGAAGAACAACACGCTCTTCAGCTGTTGGAGCAATCCGCCCTCTGGAATTGCGGCGTGTTTGCTTTTCGGCTCGGTTATCTCATCAATCATCTTATTGAACAGTCTCTTCCCATTCAATATGATGAATTACTTCTACAGTATCACCGAATACACAAGACGAGCTTCGATTACGCTGTAGTGGAGAAAGCAAATAATATTGTGGTTATGCCATATAGCGGCTTGTGGAAGGACTTGGGCACATGGAATGTGCTGACAGAGGAAATCAAAGACCCCTTAGTGGGGCGGGGCACATTGAGCGGGGATTCTTCCAATACACATGTTATTAATGAGCTGGATATTCCAATAACCGTCATAGGTGCTCGGAATTTGATTGTTGCTGCTAGTCCGGACGGGATTCTTGTTTCTGAGAAGAATGCCAGTATACGGCTTAAAGAGGTGGTCAAATTTGGAGATCAGCGACCCATGCATGAAGAGCGCAGATGGGGACGCTATCGGGTACTGGACTATACTAAATATCCGAATGGATGCGAGGTATTAACGAAGCGTATCTGTATTCATGAAGGGCAAAATTTAAGCTATCAGTACCATATGCTGCGCAGAGAAGTGTGGACGGTAATATCCGGAGAAGGAGAAATGATACTAAATGATGATGTCCGCCATATTAAAGCTGGCGATGTCATTGTCATTCCGATCGAAGCGAAGCATAGCATAAAAGCCCTAACAGAGCTTGAGATAATTGAGGTTCAGTCAGGTAGTGAGCTCATTGAAGACGATATTGTAAGACTGGCCACTAGGTGGGAGGAAATCATTCATATTGTTTCTGTGTAA
- a CDS encoding UDP-glucose dehydrogenase family protein: MKLTVVGTGYVGLVSGVCFAELGHEVICVDKIEQKIMQLNRGEVPIYEPELQQLIVTNQAAGRLNFTTDLNESVKSSDIVIIAVGTPSLPNGHANLSYIEQAAKEIGRAMNGYKIIVTKSTVPVGTNEKVREIISEYTNESFDIASVPEFLREGTAVYDTLNPDRIIIGTDSERAGRQLVELHKTLTSDIIVTDIRSAEMIKYASNAFLATKISFINEIANICEKVGADVTKVASGMGYDRRIGSSFLRAGIGYGGSCFPKDTQALIQIAGQMDYDFKLLKSVVEVNRDQRFNVVRKLETLLGDLSGATIGIWGLAFKPETDDVRDSPAFEIIAALQERGARIKAYDPIASDNFRNHSDFKQIVYCQEAKEAAWQADALCILTEWKEFERISLTDIATWLKSPYLIDGRNIYTEEQLANTQLVYYSVGRPNMRGGIKEKAPSLAL; this comes from the coding sequence ATGAAATTAACAGTAGTTGGAACCGGGTATGTCGGATTGGTCTCAGGCGTATGCTTCGCTGAGCTTGGGCATGAAGTTATATGCGTCGATAAAATCGAACAGAAGATCATGCAGCTTAATCGTGGAGAGGTACCCATATATGAACCAGAGCTTCAACAATTAATCGTTACGAACCAAGCAGCAGGCAGATTAAACTTTACAACAGACCTAAATGAATCGGTCAAGAGCTCGGATATTGTAATTATCGCAGTAGGAACGCCTTCTCTTCCCAATGGTCATGCTAATCTGAGTTACATCGAACAGGCAGCCAAAGAGATCGGTCGAGCCATGAATGGTTACAAAATTATCGTAACGAAAAGCACGGTTCCAGTTGGCACCAACGAGAAGGTTCGGGAGATCATTTCGGAATACACGAATGAATCGTTTGATATCGCATCTGTTCCTGAATTTTTACGTGAAGGAACAGCGGTCTACGATACGTTGAATCCCGATCGGATCATCATTGGCACCGACAGCGAAAGAGCGGGAAGACAACTGGTTGAGCTTCATAAAACGTTAACCTCGGATATCATCGTAACCGATATTCGAAGTGCCGAGATGATTAAATACGCCTCGAATGCTTTTCTGGCAACCAAAATATCTTTTATAAATGAAATTGCGAATATATGTGAAAAAGTTGGAGCTGATGTGACGAAGGTAGCCTCTGGTATGGGCTATGACAGACGCATCGGCTCTTCATTTTTGAGAGCGGGCATTGGTTACGGTGGCTCCTGCTTCCCTAAGGATACACAAGCACTTATTCAAATAGCGGGACAGATGGATTATGATTTCAAGCTCCTGAAGTCCGTTGTTGAAGTTAATCGTGATCAACGATTTAATGTGGTCCGAAAGCTCGAGACCTTACTGGGTGATTTATCAGGTGCGACAATCGGCATTTGGGGGTTAGCGTTCAAACCGGAGACGGATGATGTTCGCGACTCTCCCGCATTCGAAATTATTGCTGCCTTGCAGGAACGGGGAGCTAGAATTAAAGCTTATGATCCTATTGCATCCGACAATTTCAGGAATCACTCAGATTTCAAACAGATCGTTTATTGTCAGGAAGCGAAGGAAGCGGCTTGGCAGGCAGACGCACTTTGTATTCTGACCGAATGGAAGGAATTTGAGCGTATCTCGTTAACCGACATTGCCACATGGTTGAAATCACCTTACCTGATTGATGGAAGGAATATATATACAGAGGAGCAGTTGGCCAATACCCAGCTTGTTTATTATTCGGTTGGCAGGCCCAATATGCGGGGAGGAATTAAGGAAAAGGCACCATCCCTTGCTTTGTAG
- a CDS encoding GDP-mannose 4,6-dehydratase, translated as MKALITGVSGFVGKYLAQNLVDHGYEVWGTSREVPSSLLGEVNILKMDFSDKETITKVMEEVRPDAIFHLSGQSSVQYSWSHIHETFQSNVMDAIGLFEAVKDSSIRSRVRIISIGSSEEYGWVKDLPIVEGADTNPGNPYGLSKLTLSKLIHSYCSTYEMKIIHARAFNHIGPGQALGFVTSDFANQLIKIELGKAEPVISVGDLSSKRDFTDVRDIVEAYRLLVEKGKAGEVYNVCSGKCVSIQDILTLLVSFSSKSIEVVVNKDKLRPNNVPEYYGSNHKLMETTGWTPSISLENSLRDIYMYWRKQHLDITSDEIQLTLDSQQI; from the coding sequence ATGAAAGCCTTAATTACTGGAGTTAGTGGTTTTGTTGGCAAGTACCTAGCGCAAAACCTAGTTGACCATGGTTATGAGGTATGGGGAACATCACGTGAGGTACCCTCTTCCCTGCTAGGTGAAGTGAATATCCTTAAGATGGATTTTTCTGATAAAGAAACGATAACGAAAGTTATGGAAGAAGTAAGACCGGATGCCATCTTTCATCTATCGGGTCAAAGCTCAGTCCAGTATTCATGGAGTCATATTCATGAAACCTTTCAATCAAATGTGATGGATGCTATTGGGCTATTTGAGGCTGTAAAGGACTCCTCTATAAGAAGCAGAGTAAGAATTATATCGATAGGCTCATCGGAGGAGTACGGATGGGTTAAAGATTTACCGATTGTGGAGGGCGCAGATACGAATCCAGGTAATCCTTATGGGTTGTCCAAACTTACCTTGAGTAAGTTGATACACTCATATTGCAGCACGTATGAGATGAAGATTATTCACGCTCGAGCCTTTAATCATATAGGTCCAGGCCAAGCGCTTGGTTTCGTGACAAGTGACTTTGCTAACCAGTTGATTAAGATAGAGCTGGGTAAAGCTGAGCCGGTAATCTCTGTAGGAGATTTGAGTAGTAAACGAGATTTTACAGATGTAAGAGATATCGTAGAGGCGTACCGGTTGCTTGTTGAAAAAGGTAAAGCGGGAGAAGTCTATAACGTATGCTCCGGTAAATGTGTCTCCATCCAAGACATCCTTACGTTACTGGTATCTTTTTCTTCAAAATCCATTGAAGTTGTCGTAAACAAAGACAAATTAAGACCGAATAATGTACCTGAGTATTATGGTTCGAACCATAAGTTGATGGAGACGACCGGGTGGACCCCTTCCATCTCATTAGAAAATAGCTTGAGAGATATTTACATGTACTGGAGGAAACAGCACTTAGATATAACTTCTGATGAAATACAACTGACACTAGACAGTCAGCAGATCTGA